From Candidatus Poribacteria bacterium, one genomic window encodes:
- a CDS encoding haloacid dehalogenase-like hydrolase, with translation MPKYPIDKLITDFDETISERDTISTLVHTAADNRAHEKEEFLAAWQEMVQWFLTRYHRVCDAWQDHRHSLVDYLKSFEELETVSIQRVIAKGFLQGLTSQGLRAVGRNVVKKPGANRVLSVMRADGVAVEILSANWSEALIQGATEGLCDRIITNSLQYDAAGRSTGHIHLHIVSAQDKLRKFRARKKNPPRPDETGDGGIARTLYIGDSISDFLAILDADLGVLIGQDPTAMQTIERFRLPIQRLQEGTQFDSSQRYRGTILLVDSWKVLEAFLSTTE, from the coding sequence TACCCAATCGATAAACTTATCACCGATTTTGATGAAACGATATCGGAACGAGATACTATCAGCACCCTTGTGCATACAGCGGCTGACAACCGTGCGCATGAGAAAGAGGAGTTTCTCGCAGCTTGGCAGGAGATGGTACAATGGTTTTTGACACGGTATCACCGAGTATGCGATGCGTGGCAGGACCATCGGCATTCACTTGTTGATTATCTAAAATCCTTTGAGGAACTGGAAACAGTCTCTATACAACGAGTGATAGCGAAAGGGTTTCTGCAAGGACTTACAAGCCAGGGATTAAGAGCGGTTGGACGGAACGTCGTCAAGAAACCGGGGGCTAATCGGGTGTTGTCCGTTATGCGAGCGGATGGCGTTGCGGTTGAGATTTTATCAGCCAATTGGTCGGAGGCTTTGATCCAAGGAGCAACGGAGGGGCTATGCGATCGAATAATCACCAACAGTTTGCAGTATGATGCGGCAGGACGCTCGACCGGGCATATTCACCTGCATATCGTTTCGGCACAGGATAAATTGAGAAAGTTCAGGGCCCGAAAAAAAAATCCCCCGCGCCCCGATGAAACCGGGGACGGGGGAATCGCTCGGACACTGTATATTGGGGATTCAATCTCAGACTTTCTGGCTATCCTTGACGCGGATTTAGGCGTTCTGATTGGGCAGGACCCCACGGCGATGCAAACGATTGAACGGTTTCGCCTCCCAATCCAACGTCTCCAAGAGGGAACGCAGTTTGATTCCTCACAGCGTTATCGAGGAACCATCCTGCTCGTCGACTCATGGAAGGTATTGGAGGCCTTTCTCTCAACCACCGAGTAG
- the rpoB gene encoding DNA-directed RNA polymerase subunit beta has protein sequence MPQSVKKYDKPVKYYGKRERLSYGKIPEILDLPDLIEVQKSSYEEFLQRQILPNSPLIGRVIATPVEHPTTGDVLLETNTELTKEQIDELLKADISDVEVSHEHKTERVSLREDKGLQAVLNEIFPIPDFSETNELRFVSYSLGVPKYDINECQSRGFSYALPVKVRVRLVLREKDEDTGENLPTEEIIENEVYMGEIPLMTENGTFIINGSERVIVSQLQRSPGATFGEDTHTSGQILNTARIIPYRGAWIEFEYDIKDMIYVRLDRRKKMLVTVLLRALGWETDETILKLYAKTEQVKLDKSLIDRVTAAPIRYPATEELLLEANTELTQEQIDELREAKVKKVEVLDADDAEDIRFLRNTLKRDLQSDYNLPLIFEVSSDEVSSDLESDLTDGELVSDAWHQQFKDNGASLSSSATVQVLTEGRYRISNKNSRDNFTIEKAGNTLKVHRGTIQDLAVVEIFRKMQPGDPPTIESAHNRFEKLFFDPVRYDLAEVGRYKLNEKLGNLSLYRNGDEEVNEEVRVLRKEDIAAVLQYLIQVQNGEGEMDDIDHLGNRRVRAVGELLQNQVRMGMLRVTRATRERLTVQDLENVTPADLINPKPLTAAIKDFFGSSQLSQFMQQANPLDELTHKRRLSALGPGGLHRERATFEVRDVHRTHYGRVCPIETPEGPSVGLIVSLSTYARVNAYGFMETPYRKVSKGKATDQIDYLAADKEDTFTIAQAHAVLDEKGTMEGDMMVTRHKDDFPRKSAPEIDYIDVSPKQIVGVSAALIPFLEHNDANRALMGSNMQRQAVPLIRPEAPLIGTGMEHKAARDSGAVVLAKRDGVVESVSAAEIIIRTDDAFRIAGGEQSFSEMGYDVYRLTTFKRSNSGTSLHQRPCVDVGEEIKASQVIADGTSTENGELALGSNVLIAFMSWEGYNYEDAILLSESLITDDIYTSIHIEEFEVEARDTKMGREEITRDIPNVSEEALAQLDEEGIIRIGSVVRPGSILVGKVTPKGESDLGPEEKLLRAIFGEKVGEVRDASKYVKPGTEGVVVDVKVFSRKEREPDRQTRLRELAKEKEVEKEWEAKRGLINQRKDAEIRNALLGKKLASSVSDGTNLIAKKGRIVTEKLLDAGIPLEDFHVANKTAMELIERIQQLAQGRLRDLEEERDAQIEKIRKGDELKPGVLKLVKVYVATRRKISVGDKMSGRHGNKGVVSKILPQEDMPYLEDGTPIQIIMNPLGVPGRMNAGQILETHLGRAARELGLYIATPVFDGAEDPEIRKLLKEAGLPEHGKAKLYDGRSGEPFAQEVTVGYTYILKLNHLVDDKIHARSTGPYSLVTQQPLGGKAQQGGQRLGEMEVWALEAYGAAYTLQELLTIKSDDVVGRSKIYEAIVKGENAPAPGTPESFNVLVKELQSLCLDVDLEQTSDDLDTFDLAPEDWESEHEI, from the coding sequence ATGCCCCAGTCCGTTAAAAAATATGACAAACCCGTCAAATATTATGGTAAACGCGAACGATTATCTTACGGAAAAATTCCAGAGATTCTGGATCTCCCGGATCTCATTGAGGTTCAAAAATCTTCCTACGAAGAATTTCTTCAACGACAAATTCTCCCGAATAGTCCTCTAATTGGTCGGGTAATAGCTACTCCTGTTGAACATCCAACCACCGGCGATGTCTTGCTTGAGACGAATACGGAATTGACAAAAGAGCAAATTGATGAATTGCTTAAAGCAGATATCAGTGACGTTGAAGTTTCCCACGAGCACAAGACAGAGCGGGTTAGTCTGCGTGAAGATAAAGGCCTGCAAGCTGTTTTGAATGAAATCTTTCCGATTCCCGACTTCAGCGAAACTAACGAACTCCGGTTTGTTAGCTATTCACTCGGGGTCCCTAAATACGACATTAACGAATGCCAATCCCGCGGATTCAGTTATGCCTTGCCCGTAAAGGTTCGTGTCCGATTGGTTCTCAGAGAAAAAGATGAGGACACCGGTGAAAATCTGCCTACTGAGGAAATAATAGAAAATGAAGTCTATATGGGTGAAATCCCCTTGATGACGGAAAACGGCACTTTCATTATCAATGGCTCTGAACGGGTGATTGTCAGCCAGTTACAACGATCGCCCGGCGCAACGTTTGGGGAAGATACCCATACTAGCGGGCAGATACTCAACACTGCAAGGATTATTCCGTACCGCGGTGCGTGGATTGAGTTTGAGTACGACATCAAGGACATGATTTACGTCCGCCTCGATCGACGCAAAAAAATGCTCGTAACCGTTCTGCTACGGGCACTGGGTTGGGAAACGGATGAAACCATACTCAAACTGTATGCTAAGACAGAACAGGTTAAGCTCGACAAGTCCCTAATTGATCGGGTAACAGCTGCTCCGATCAGATATCCTGCCACTGAAGAACTTTTGCTTGAAGCGAATACGGAATTGACGCAAGAACAAATTGATGAATTGCGTGAGGCAAAAGTCAAAAAAGTTGAGGTTTTAGATGCAGATGATGCAGAAGATATCCGTTTCCTGCGGAATACGCTCAAGCGCGATCTCCAATCAGATTACAATCTGCCGCTAATTTTTGAAGTGTCGTCAGACGAGGTCTCGTCGGACCTCGAAAGTGATTTGACGGATGGTGAGCTAGTATCGGATGCATGGCACCAACAGTTTAAGGATAATGGTGCTTCTCTATCCTCCTCCGCGACTGTGCAAGTGTTGACAGAGGGACGCTATCGTATATCCAACAAAAACAGCAGAGATAACTTTACCATTGAGAAAGCAGGGAATACTCTCAAAGTCCATCGCGGTACTATCCAAGACCTTGCTGTAGTTGAGATATTTCGTAAGATGCAACCGGGCGATCCGCCTACAATTGAGAGTGCACACAACCGATTTGAGAAGCTATTTTTCGATCCAGTGCGTTACGATCTCGCAGAGGTAGGACGGTACAAACTCAATGAAAAATTGGGTAATCTCTCCCTGTATCGGAACGGAGATGAAGAAGTAAATGAGGAGGTTCGAGTACTGCGCAAAGAGGACATCGCCGCTGTTCTCCAATACCTGATACAGGTACAGAACGGAGAAGGGGAGATGGATGATATCGATCACCTCGGTAATCGTCGAGTTCGAGCTGTCGGTGAGCTGTTGCAGAATCAGGTACGGATGGGAATGTTGCGAGTGACTCGCGCAACGCGAGAGCGATTGACGGTTCAAGACTTGGAGAATGTAACCCCCGCCGACCTGATTAATCCTAAACCGTTGACCGCTGCAATTAAAGACTTCTTCGGTTCAAGCCAACTGTCCCAATTTATGCAGCAAGCCAATCCCCTAGACGAATTAACCCATAAACGCCGTTTGAGTGCGCTGGGACCTGGTGGACTACATCGCGAACGTGCGACCTTTGAGGTGCGAGATGTTCATCGAACTCACTACGGCCGTGTCTGTCCAATTGAGACACCTGAAGGTCCATCTGTCGGGCTAATTGTTTCCTTAAGTACTTACGCACGGGTAAACGCCTACGGTTTTATGGAGACACCCTATCGCAAGGTCTCGAAAGGCAAAGCAACCGATCAGATTGATTACTTGGCTGCGGATAAGGAAGATACGTTCACCATCGCGCAAGCGCATGCTGTCCTTGATGAGAAAGGAACAATGGAAGGCGACATGATGGTGACACGACACAAGGACGATTTTCCGCGGAAGTCAGCGCCAGAAATTGACTATATCGATGTTTCCCCCAAGCAGATCGTTGGTGTTTCTGCTGCACTCATCCCCTTCCTTGAGCACAACGATGCGAACCGTGCCTTGATGGGGAGTAACATGCAGCGACAAGCTGTGCCGCTCATCCGCCCGGAGGCTCCACTGATTGGAACGGGCATGGAACATAAAGCCGCTCGTGATTCTGGAGCGGTTGTGCTAGCAAAACGGGATGGCGTTGTGGAAAGCGTGTCCGCCGCTGAAATCATTATTCGCACTGATGACGCCTTCAGGATTGCTGGCGGAGAACAGTCGTTCAGCGAAATGGGCTACGATGTATACCGCTTGACGACCTTCAAGCGATCGAACAGTGGCACCAGTCTCCACCAACGTCCATGTGTAGATGTCGGGGAAGAGATAAAAGCGAGTCAAGTGATCGCCGATGGAACCTCCACCGAAAATGGAGAACTTGCCCTTGGAAGCAATGTCCTAATCGCATTCATGTCTTGGGAAGGATATAATTATGAGGATGCCATCCTCCTCAGCGAATCGCTCATCACTGACGATATCTACACCTCCATCCATATTGAAGAGTTTGAAGTAGAAGCGCGTGATACAAAGATGGGACGTGAGGAAATTACGCGGGACATTCCAAACGTCTCTGAGGAAGCTTTGGCACAATTGGATGAAGAGGGAATTATTCGCATCGGCTCGGTTGTCCGTCCCGGGAGTATTCTGGTCGGCAAGGTAACACCGAAGGGCGAAAGCGACCTCGGACCCGAAGAAAAACTGCTGCGCGCCATCTTTGGTGAGAAGGTTGGCGAGGTACGGGACGCTTCTAAATATGTCAAACCCGGCACAGAAGGGGTCGTGGTTGATGTTAAGGTCTTCTCTCGGAAAGAACGAGAACCCGACCGTCAAACGAGACTGCGGGAGCTCGCCAAAGAAAAAGAAGTGGAGAAGGAATGGGAAGCGAAACGTGGATTGATTAACCAACGCAAGGACGCCGAAATTCGTAACGCGCTGCTCGGGAAAAAACTTGCTAGCAGTGTTTCTGATGGCACAAACCTCATTGCTAAGAAAGGAAGGATTGTCACGGAAAAGCTGCTTGATGCGGGGATTCCGTTGGAGGACTTCCATGTTGCGAATAAGACTGCAATGGAGCTCATCGAACGGATTCAACAGTTGGCGCAAGGACGTCTTAGAGATCTGGAGGAAGAAAGGGATGCGCAGATTGAGAAGATTCGCAAGGGAGATGAGTTGAAGCCAGGTGTTCTCAAACTGGTGAAAGTTTACGTGGCGACCCGTCGAAAGATCTCTGTCGGCGACAAAATGTCCGGCAGACACGGCAACAAAGGGGTTGTTTCAAAGATTCTCCCACAAGAGGATATGCCCTATCTGGAAGACGGGACGCCAATCCAAATCATCATGAATCCATTGGGAGTTCCCGGCCGTATGAATGCGGGACAGATTCTAGAGACACATTTGGGTAGGGCAGCTAGGGAGCTTGGCTTATACATTGCTACACCGGTATTCGATGGTGCAGAGGATCCGGAGATCCGTAAACTCTTAAAAGAAGCTGGCTTGCCAGAACACGGAAAAGCCAAGTTGTACGATGGGCGCTCCGGGGAACCCTTCGCCCAAGAAGTTACCGTCGGATATACTTACATTCTCAAACTCAATCACTTGGTGGATGATAAAATTCACGCTCGCAGCACGGGTCCCTATTCATTGGTGACTCAACAACCACTTGGTGGTAAAGCGCAGCAAGGTGGTCAACGCCTCGGTGAAATGGAAGTATGGGCTCTCGAAGCATACGGTGCTGCATATACCTTGCAAGAATTACTCACAATTAAGTCCGATGATGTCGTTGGAAGGAGCAAAATTTACGAAGCTATTGTCAAAGGAGAGAATGCTCCTGCGCCGGGCACTCCAGAATCGTTCAACGTCCTTGTGAAGGAATTACAAAGTCTTTGTTTGGATGTAGACCTAGAACAGACATCTGACGACCTAGATACTTTTGACCTAGCCCCTGAGGATTGGGAGTCGGAACATGAGATCTGA
- the queG gene encoding tRNA epoxyqueuosine(34) reductase QueG codes for MNLTEQIKVQAQKLGFELVGILPVEPSQTVDHYEQWLKDGHAGEMDYLEKHLSLKRDPRQILPEAQSIVALAINYYTLDPPKSLAEDSSRGQISRYAWGTDYHRLIRLKLDRLATFIQKAAEEKVKTRVYVDTAPVLEREYAERAGIGWIAKNTNVIHWRAGSWFFLGGILVSIKLDTDVPLLRGSCGTCTRCIEACPTDAILAPNILDSRLCISYLTIELKGSIPHKLRPQMDNLIFGCDICQEVCPWNSKAVPTKERDFYPRKGNLAPTLLSLINMTQEQFSRRFRHSPIKRAKRRGLLRNVAVALGNWKDRAAVPALKQALNDDESLVRGHAAWALGQIGGKAARKALQTRLDTEVETEVITEIKDALNQNFSKD; via the coding sequence ATGAATCTGACAGAACAGATTAAGGTTCAGGCACAAAAACTTGGATTTGAATTGGTTGGCATCCTCCCCGTTGAACCGAGCCAGACGGTTGACCATTACGAACAGTGGTTGAAAGATGGTCATGCAGGAGAGATGGATTATTTAGAAAAGCATCTGTCATTGAAGCGAGATCCGCGCCAGATCCTTCCCGAAGCCCAATCAATCGTCGCGCTCGCGATTAATTACTACACGCTTGACCCACCTAAATCACTTGCGGAAGACTCATCGCGCGGACAGATTTCTCGATACGCGTGGGGAACGGATTATCACCGTCTTATCCGCTTGAAATTAGATCGGCTGGCGACATTTATCCAAAAGGCTGCCGAAGAAAAGGTTAAAACTAGGGTTTATGTAGATACCGCTCCGGTCCTTGAGCGGGAGTACGCTGAACGTGCGGGAATCGGGTGGATTGCTAAAAACACAAATGTAATCCACTGGCGGGCAGGCTCTTGGTTTTTTCTCGGAGGCATTCTAGTCAGCATCAAGTTGGATACGGACGTACCATTGCTCCGTGGAAGTTGTGGCACCTGCACCCGCTGCATTGAGGCGTGCCCCACAGATGCGATCTTAGCGCCCAATATTTTGGATTCTCGGCTGTGCATTTCCTACCTTACTATTGAGTTGAAAGGGAGCATCCCACACAAGCTCCGCCCACAGATGGATAATCTAATCTTCGGTTGCGACATCTGTCAGGAAGTCTGCCCCTGGAACAGTAAAGCGGTACCGACAAAGGAACGCGATTTTTATCCTCGCAAGGGAAACCTCGCACCCACGCTGCTATCACTTATAAACATGACACAGGAACAATTTAGTAGACGTTTTAGGCACAGTCCAATCAAGCGAGCGAAGCGACGCGGCCTTCTCCGAAATGTTGCGGTTGCGCTTGGCAACTGGAAGGATCGCGCTGCGGTGCCTGCCCTTAAACAGGCGTTGAACGATGACGAATCCCTAGTTCGTGGTCATGCTGCATGGGCATTAGGGCAGATTGGCGGTAAAGCGGCAAGAAAAGCATTACAAACGCGTCTAGACACGGAAGTTGAGACAGAAGTTATTACAGAGATTAAAGATGCACTGAACCAAAATTTTTCCAAGGATTAA
- the rpoC gene encoding DNA-directed RNA polymerase subunit beta' gives MSNHIQEHTTQSGSLNNFDAISIRIASPEHIKEWSKHTACHQRTSGCATNNCACGEVRKPETINYRTFRPERDGLFCEAIFGPQKDWECGCGKYKRIKHKGVICDRCGVEVTQQKVRRERMGYIELAAPVSHIWFFKGLPSRIGLFLDLPFREIERVIYFESFIVLEINDPECGLEVKQLLTEEEYTEYQDKFPNSFRAGMGADAIRELLEQIDLDQEIETLRSELEATASKQKSRKLSKRLKLVMGFKKSGNLPHWMILTVIPVIPPDLRPLVALDGGRFATSDLNDLYRRVINRNNRLKRLMELRAPEVIIRNEKRMLQEAVDALLDNGRHGRMVRGPGNRPLKSLSDMLKGKPGRFRQNLLGKRVDYSGRTVIVVGPELQLHQCGLPKKMALELFKPFIIHKLQAKGYAHTIKRAKNMAEQVSEEVWEVLEEVIDEHPVLLNRAPTLHRLGIQAFQPVLVEGKAIRINPLVCEAFNADFDGDQMAVHVPLSVEAQVEAKLLMMATRNLLKPAHGGAIAVPNRDVAMGVSFLTKGVPEEEWEKVCKVPTPRTYQDTEEIILAHDCGALGLHDPVKLYFEGAEQPIVTTVGRVIFNQAIPDTLLFTDPKTQQTLPFVNQEMGSRDLSDLVSRAFEELGNRQTVAFIDDLKRLGFHYATLGGISIAMQDMIIPHEKEELIREARKQVEQIEADYQRGDMGMSEGERYNKVIDVWHRLIEEIETALFDGLEQGRDDEVEGFNPVHIMVDSGAISRSKRDSIRQLAGLRGLMAKPSGEIIEQPIESCFHEGLSVLEYFISTHGARKGLADTAIKTASSGYLTRKLVDVAQDVMITTDDCGTLGGITKTTGEEEESPFAERIFGRTAADDIIDLSTGEVLVPKDELITQQAAKQIEAVGIPEVRVRSVLTCEARYGVCAKCYGTDLTSNHIVDVGEAIGIIAAQSIGEPGTQLTMRTFHTGGTVSGGGSQSRVEARHDGTVQYYNVRFIERPVEANLASEDQQPDTETERVVLSRNAQIRIIDDNGYTVERHTADVGARLYVNDGQKVTKGNSQNGEQATLLLEWDPYQVPILTEYAGHVVFKNIDKGKTAREERTSGSAEWVIIEHRGEDQPQIEIHDDAGEVLVSYQMPTGAYLSVPVKELEENETVLEPAKEQVEQGAVLARLPREKGQSRDIVTGLPRVTELFEARRPKDTAVISKIEGQVELESASRGVRILRVVDGDFQESHRIPQGKHLIVQDNDRVAAGERLTDGPINPHDILEVKGEEAVQNYLVNEVQDVYRTQGERINDKHIEVIVRQMLSKVKIENPGDTEFLEEEEVERTTFNRANRRVIESGGQPATAESILQGITKASLSTESFISAASFQQTTNVLTRASVIGKRDRLVGLKENVIMGHLIPAGTGVSKFRKIRAFPTGEAQLESDGDSEQPEFTDPLSPQVDEPAAD, from the coding sequence ATGTCAAATCACATCCAAGAACACACAACACAGTCGGGAAGTCTAAACAATTTTGATGCAATTTCAATCCGGATTGCTTCGCCAGAACACATTAAGGAATGGTCAAAACATACAGCGTGCCACCAGCGTACCAGTGGCTGTGCAACAAATAACTGTGCATGTGGCGAAGTACGAAAACCTGAAACGATTAACTATCGTACATTTCGTCCCGAACGAGATGGTCTGTTCTGTGAGGCAATTTTTGGGCCCCAAAAAGATTGGGAATGTGGCTGCGGTAAGTACAAGCGGATTAAGCATAAAGGAGTAATATGCGACCGATGTGGTGTTGAAGTTACCCAACAGAAGGTACGCCGCGAACGGATGGGATATATCGAATTAGCGGCACCCGTATCACACATCTGGTTTTTTAAAGGGCTGCCTTCCCGGATAGGGTTGTTTTTAGACCTCCCATTCCGTGAGATTGAGCGTGTCATCTATTTTGAGTCGTTCATTGTATTAGAGATTAATGACCCAGAATGTGGCTTAGAAGTAAAACAGCTCTTGACAGAGGAAGAGTACACGGAATACCAAGATAAGTTTCCCAATAGTTTCCGTGCAGGTATGGGGGCGGATGCCATTCGAGAATTGCTGGAACAGATTGATCTAGATCAGGAAATCGAAACCCTGCGTTCAGAACTTGAAGCGACCGCAAGTAAGCAAAAATCTCGAAAGCTGTCCAAGCGACTCAAATTGGTCATGGGCTTCAAAAAGTCCGGGAATCTACCGCATTGGATGATTCTTACGGTGATTCCGGTAATTCCGCCAGACCTGAGACCGTTGGTTGCTCTCGACGGCGGACGGTTTGCTACTAGCGATTTGAACGATCTGTATCGGCGCGTGATTAATCGGAACAACCGTCTGAAACGTCTGATGGAACTCCGGGCACCGGAAGTAATTATCCGCAATGAGAAACGAATGCTCCAAGAAGCGGTAGATGCACTGCTGGACAATGGTCGCCATGGTCGCATGGTACGTGGTCCGGGCAATCGTCCTCTCAAATCTCTCTCCGATATGCTCAAGGGGAAGCCGGGGCGTTTTCGTCAAAACCTGCTCGGCAAACGTGTAGACTATTCGGGACGAACCGTCATCGTGGTGGGACCGGAGCTCCAGTTGCACCAGTGTGGTTTGCCGAAGAAGATGGCATTGGAGCTGTTTAAACCGTTCATCATTCATAAGTTGCAAGCGAAGGGCTATGCCCATACCATCAAACGGGCGAAAAATATGGCGGAGCAGGTTTCGGAGGAGGTATGGGAGGTGTTGGAAGAGGTAATTGATGAGCATCCAGTGCTCCTGAACCGCGCGCCAACACTCCACCGACTCGGAATTCAAGCGTTCCAACCTGTACTTGTCGAGGGAAAAGCCATTCGCATCAATCCACTGGTGTGTGAGGCATTCAATGCCGATTTTGATGGCGACCAGATGGCAGTGCATGTGCCATTAAGCGTTGAGGCACAGGTTGAAGCGAAGCTACTGATGATGGCTACGCGAAACCTGCTCAAGCCTGCACACGGCGGCGCTATTGCAGTGCCGAACCGAGATGTCGCAATGGGGGTTAGCTTCCTTACGAAGGGTGTTCCTGAAGAGGAATGGGAGAAAGTGTGCAAAGTACCAACTCCCCGAACCTATCAGGATACGGAAGAGATTATTCTTGCACACGATTGCGGTGCACTCGGATTGCATGATCCCGTAAAGCTTTACTTTGAGGGAGCAGAGCAGCCAATTGTAACAACAGTAGGACGGGTGATCTTTAATCAGGCTATCCCTGATACACTACTCTTCACCGATCCCAAGACACAACAAACGCTGCCATTTGTCAACCAAGAAATGGGTTCCCGCGATCTTTCAGACTTAGTCTCTCGTGCCTTTGAGGAATTGGGTAATCGCCAAACTGTCGCGTTTATAGATGACTTGAAGCGGCTTGGCTTTCATTATGCAACGCTAGGTGGGATTTCTATTGCCATGCAGGACATGATCATCCCACACGAGAAGGAGGAGCTGATAAGAGAAGCGCGAAAGCAGGTAGAGCAGATTGAAGCCGATTACCAGAGAGGCGACATGGGCATGAGTGAGGGTGAACGATACAACAAGGTGATTGATGTCTGGCATCGGTTGATTGAAGAAATCGAAACTGCCTTGTTTGATGGACTGGAACAGGGACGTGATGATGAGGTTGAAGGATTCAATCCCGTTCATATCATGGTGGATTCAGGTGCGATTTCTCGAAGCAAGCGCGATTCAATTCGCCAACTGGCGGGTTTGCGTGGATTGATGGCAAAGCCCTCTGGAGAGATTATTGAGCAGCCGATTGAATCTTGCTTCCACGAAGGATTATCAGTGCTTGAATACTTCATCTCGACGCACGGTGCGCGGAAGGGACTTGCTGACACTGCTATTAAGACTGCGAGTAGTGGTTACCTGACGCGGAAGTTAGTTGATGTTGCACAAGATGTCATGATAACAACCGATGACTGCGGAACACTCGGAGGTATTACCAAGACGACAGGCGAAGAAGAGGAAAGTCCGTTTGCAGAACGGATCTTCGGACGGACAGCCGCAGATGACATCATTGACTTGAGCACAGGTGAAGTGCTGGTGCCAAAGGATGAGTTGATTACCCAACAAGCAGCAAAGCAAATCGAGGCAGTTGGTATTCCTGAAGTCCGTGTTCGGTCTGTGTTGACATGCGAAGCCCGGTACGGTGTTTGTGCAAAGTGTTACGGCACTGATTTAACAAGCAATCATATAGTAGATGTTGGTGAGGCGATTGGCATCATCGCAGCGCAATCGATTGGGGAGCCGGGGACGCAGTTGACAATGCGGACGTTCCACACAGGTGGCACCGTCAGTGGTGGTGGGTCCCAATCGAGGGTCGAAGCTCGGCATGATGGGACAGTTCAATATTACAATGTCAGATTTATTGAACGCCCTGTTGAAGCCAATTTGGCATCAGAAGATCAACAGCCCGATACAGAAACGGAAAGGGTTGTCCTTTCACGCAATGCTCAAATCCGGATTATTGATGACAATGGATATACGGTGGAGCGGCATACCGCTGATGTTGGCGCGCGATTATACGTCAATGATGGGCAAAAAGTGACTAAAGGTAATTCCCAGAATGGTGAACAAGCAACGTTGCTGCTTGAGTGGGATCCGTATCAAGTGCCGATTCTGACAGAATATGCCGGACACGTTGTGTTCAAGAACATTGATAAAGGCAAAACAGCGCGTGAGGAAAGAACCTCTGGTTCAGCGGAGTGGGTCATTATCGAACACAGAGGCGAGGATCAGCCACAGATTGAGATTCATGATGATGCCGGAGAAGTCCTAGTTAGCTATCAGATGCCGACAGGGGCATACCTTTCGGTTCCCGTTAAAGAACTGGAAGAAAATGAAACTGTCTTGGAACCAGCTAAAGAGCAGGTGGAACAAGGAGCTGTCTTGGCACGGCTGCCGCGCGAAAAAGGGCAGAGTCGAGACATTGTGACAGGGTTGCCACGGGTCACAGAGCTCTTTGAGGCGCGACGACCAAAGGACACCGCTGTCATCTCCAAGATTGAAGGACAGGTCGAGTTGGAAAGTGCTAGCCGCGGTGTACGCATTCTGCGTGTGGTAGACGGAGACTTTCAAGAAAGCCATCGCATTCCACAGGGCAAACACCTAATTGTGCAGGATAATGATAGAGTTGCTGCCGGAGAACGATTGACAGATGGACCAATCAACCCGCACGATATCCTTGAAGTGAAAGGGGAAGAGGCGGTCCAGAATTATTTGGTCAATGAAGTTCAAGATGTGTACAGAACACAAGGCGAGCGTATCAACGACAAGCACATCGAAGTCATCGTGCGACAGATGCTAAGTAAGGTAAAAATCGAGAATCCGGGCGATACAGAATTTCTCGAAGAAGAGGAAGTAGAACGTACGACCTTCAATCGAGCGAATCGCCGCGTTATTGAAAGCGGCGGACAGCCTGCAACGGCTGAATCGATTTTACAAGGAATCACGAAGGCGTCCCTGTCCACGGAAAGCTTCATCTCCGCCGCTTCGTTCCAGCAGACGACCAATGTGCTAACGAGGGCTTCGGTTATCGGCAAACGAGATCGACTTGTTGGTCTGAAGGAAAATGTCATTATGGGACATCTTATCCCTGCAGGAACAGGAGTGTCTAAGTTCCGGAAGATTCGCGCCTTCCCCACAGGGGAAGCACAACTCGAATCCGATGGGGATTCAGAGCAACCTGAGTTTACTGATCCTCTATCGCCTCAGGTTGATGAACCAGCAGCAGATTAA